CGCTGCTCGATTTCAAGCAGCAGCAGGTCGGATACTGGGAAGATGCCGACTGGAAAATCGACTTCACAACCAAGGATGATACGGCCGCCTACACCGCCGCCGCCGCGCTGGACCCAGACACCCCGCGCTTCCTGCGTATTGCCAGCTTTCAGCCCAGCCCGCGGGAGCTGGTCATGCTGGCCGAGGCGGCGGGCCGGGGCCGGTTTGAGCTAGTCCGGCTCGGCTCCCGCCACGAGCTGGCCACCCGCGTGCAACAGGTCCGGGCGGCCAACCCGGCGGGGGAACAGCAGCTTTACGCCGACTGGCAGCAGATGCAATACCTGCTAAGCATGTTCAGCGTGCAAAACCAGCCGCTCGACAATGCCCGCTACCCCGACCTGACCTGGACTCCTTTTCTCTCCTTTCTTACGGCTTAGTCTTATGCAACCTCTGCCTTCTGCTTCCCTGGGAATCTACGCCGATGAGGAGCTCGTTAAGCGCCTGCCCGGCTTCACCAACCATTATGCCACCGTCAATGGCGTGCGGCTGCACTACGTGGAAGGTGGCCACGGCCCGGCCTTGGTGTGCCTGCCGGGCTGGCCCCAAACCTGGTACTCGTTCCACCCTATTGCCACCGAACTGGCCCGGCACTACCGGGTTATTCTGGTCGATATTCGCGGAATGGGCAGCTCCGACAAGCCCGCCACCGGCTACGACAAGAAGACGATGGCCCAGGATATTTATGAGTTGCTACGCTACCTGGGCCTAGCCAAAGCCTCGCTGCTGGGCCACGACATCGGCGGCATGGTAGCCAGCAGCTTTGCGTTTAATTACCCGCAGGCAACTGAAAAGCTTATCATCGCCGACGGGGCGCACCCCAGTGAAGGCATGCGGCACATGCCGCTACTGCCCGCGGCCGGCTCCTTTACCCAGAAAATGGACGACCAACACCCCTACCCCTGGTGGATGGCCTTCAACCAGGTGAAGGAGCTACCCGAGCAGTTGCTGGCCGGGCGGTTTCACCTTCTGCTGGACTACCTCTTCGGCTACGTAATGCTGGATGAGACCCGAATGTCGGCTTTCGACCGGGCGCTGTACGCTGCCGTCTACAATGAGCCGGAGAACATCCGGGCCTCCAATGCCTGGTACCAAGCCTTCGAGCAAGATATTGCCGATGCTCAGCAGTACGCCCGCCTGTCGATGCCGGTTTTGGGTATCGGGAGTTATGTCTCCTACAACTACCTGCAAATGAGCCTACCCTACCTGGCTGACGATGTGCGGGTTGTGGGCCTGATGGATAGCGGCCACTATATGTTCGAGGAAAAGCCGGCCCGCGTGCTGGAAGCCGTTCTGGACTTTTTGCAAGAGCCCGCCGCGCAGTAGCAACCTTGGCCGGGGGCTGGTTGCGCAGGGTTCCCGGCCAACGTTGCTATTGTGTAGTGGTAGCGCCCTACCCTAGGGTTGGCTGATGAATGAAGTGAGCGGGGGCTGGCTCGGGCTGCGCTTTTCCTACCCGGCCCAGGTGCGTATCCTGGAAGCCGGTAGCGTGCTTGAGGCCGTAGCCCAGCAGCCGGTCGAAGGCGCTGTGAAAGAGGAGTACCGTGCCTGCCAGCAGCAGCACAGGCTGGGCCAACCACCAGCCGGCCAGGCCCACGGCCACGGCCAAGGCCTTGTGGTGAGCAAGATTATAGCAAATGGCGCCTACCCGGGGGCCGGCCAGGTAGCCGATCATGCTCAGGTCGGGGAGCAGGAAGGTGGCTGGCAGCACCCACCACGCGTAGGGCAGGTGGTTGAAGATTGCCAGGGCCAGCAGTGCTTGAGCCAGTTCTTCGAGTTTCAGCAGGTTTTTCATATGCGAGAAGTAAGAGTGCTTAGATAAAATTGAATACCCAAAGGTCCTCTCGCGCGGCCACACCCAACGATAACAAAAGCTAAGAAATAACAGAGCCGGGCCCAAATGGGTCCGGCTTCTGCTTACGGCTTCTTGCCCGGTTTTCGCGCCACCCGCGCCCGAATGCGGCTTAATGAAACCGGTGTAACACCCAAGTAGTTGGCCACCAGATGCTGGGGAATGCGCTCCAGAATCTTGGTTTTTCCACTGGACAGCAGCGCCTGGTAGCGCTCCTCCGGCGAAAGCAGCAGTTGCTCGACCAAGCGGGCGTCGGTGCCGAGCAGGTGGTATTCGGCTACCAGGCGCGCAAACCGCTCGTACACCGGGCGCTCATCGCAGAGCTGGCGCAGCACGGCGTAATCAAATACAACGAGCTCGGTGTCGGTGAGGGCCTGGATGCTGAGTTGGCTGGGCTGGCCCGTCAGGCAACTCGGGTAATCGCCCAGCAGGTGGTTTTCGAAGAAAAAGTACGTGGTGCGCTCATCCCCATTGGGGCGGGAATAGTAGAGTCGGCAGTTGCCGCTGAGCACCAGAGCCAACTCGGGCCGGTGCTCGCCGACTTGCACAAAATGTTCCCCGCGGGCTAGGTGGCGCGGACGCAGGGCCTCGGCCAGCGGCTGCCAGTCGGCATCCGTCAGCGCGGGAATAAAGCGGTGCAGGTAGGCACGAAGCGGGTGCATAAGCAGGAAGTAGTCAGCTGGGAGTCTAGTAAGTATCCGGCGGGGTGGTTGCCGGCCCCGCTACTGCGTTGCCCGCGTCGAGGCGCTGCTGATGCTGGGTGCCCCACGCTTTCAGGACCTCAATCACGGGGTCGAGGGTGCGTGCATAGGGCAGGGCGTGGTATTCGACCAGCACGGGCGGCCCGGGATGCACCGTGCGGGCAATGAACTGATGGGCTTCCAGATCCTTCAACTCCTTGGCCAGCACTTTGGTGGAGATGCCCGGCACGCTGCGCTCCAGCCCACGAAAATGCCGGGTGCCGGCGTTGAGGGCCACGATAATCTGAAGCTTCCACTTGCCATTAACCACCAGCAAGGCGTTGCGCAAGGCCTGCATCGTGTGCACGCATTCAGAGCTTTCGGGAGTAGTCATGGCAGTAGAACATAGGACAAAAGCGGTTACGTAGCCTGATTACCTGCTGGTAATCAGGCTACCGGCACGTAATCTGAAGTGGCGGCAAGGTACAAACAAAGGAACAGCTGATTACTTGAGGTAAGCTGAGTACCCACTACCTGACTGGGCTACTCAAGTGGGCGGGCAGTCATCCACGGCCGGTGGGCCACCGGTGGCCAGCACGCAGTTCATCACCTTTTTTACCTCCTTTTTTTTATGCAGATCCTGCAAATCATTTCCAGCGCCCGGGGCGCCGAGTCCTACAGCACCCGCCTCAGCCAGGGCATCATCGACCAGCTGCGGGCTGCCGAGCCTGCTAGCACTGTGGTGGTGCGCGACGTGGCCACCCAGCCGTTTCCGCACCTCGAAGAAGCTCACCTGCAGGCCTACTTCACGCCGGCCGAGGGCCGCTCGCCCGAGCAGCAGCAGGCCGTGCGCCATTCCGACGAAGCCATTGCCCAGGTCATGGCGGCCGATGTGCTCGTCATCGGGGTGCCGTTCTACAACTTCAGCATTCCTTCCTCGCTCAAGTCCTGGCTCGACCACCTCACCCGGGCCAACCTCACGTTCCGCTATACATCCACCGGCCCGGAAGGCCTTATTACGGGCAAAAAAGTGTACCTGGCCGTGGCCAGCGGCGGCATCTACTCCGAAGGTCCCATGCAGCCCTACGATTTTGCCACGCCGTATCTGCGCTGGATGCTCGGCTTTCTGGGGATGACGGATGTAACCGTAGCCCGGGCGGAAGGAGTCAAGCTGCCGGAATTTGAACCCAGTGCCTTGCAAAAGGGCCTGGAGAGCGTAAGCGCCGCAACCAGGCGAGTTGCGGCGGCCCCGGCGGCTTCCTTATAGGCATACCCCAGCCGTTGCTGTGGCTTGGGCACAGCAACGGCTGGGATTATCCCCAATTTTTCGAACCTCACTGCTTTGTAGTTGTCCGTCAACTCCCAATCAATCAGCAGATTTTGCGGATCAAACCCCACTTTCGCCGGCCGGCCAGGTACGGTCAATACAACAGTCTGCCGGCCGGATCGGATTAGATGCTTTTGCCGGTAGAGCGGCTGGCCCGGCTCCTTTCCATCCTTGGTTGGGGCAAAGACGCCGATTTCTACCCACTCCTTCATCGGTTGTTTGATTTCCGTGCCGATGCTGTCTACGACCAGCTTGCTGGCCTGCAAGGTGAGCGTGACCTGCCAGGCGCCGCCGTTGAGCGGTTTGGCGGTGGCCGTTTCCGTCGCCAGCTCCCAGAAGGTATTGGCCTTGAACAGGTCGTGCAGCAACGGTTGGAGCGAGTCGGGCGTGACGGTCTGCAACTCCTGGTACAGGTCCAGCGAGGTGGGCCGGGGCAGCGTGCCGGGGCGGTGGTGAGCCAGCAACTGCCGGAGCGCCCCGTTTACCCGGTCGCGGCCTATATACTGACTCAGGGCGTACAGCGCCAGGGGGCCTTTGCGGTAGCTCTGGTACCAGCCATTGGCTTGCAGCAGCGGCAGGGCGGCCCGGGTACGCGGGGTCTCGTTTTCTTCCCGCAGAAAACTCAGCAGCCGCTGCAGGTGCTCGGTTCCGTAGTGGTCCTCCAGCACGCCCATAGCCGAGTACCACGCCAGGCTTTCGGTAATCAGGCCGGCGCCCTCCACGTAGGCCTGCTTGAGTTGATTGCCCCACCACTGGTGCGCTACCTCGTGCGCCACCGCGGCCGTTACCAGGTCAAAGCCCCGCTCATCAGCTTTGGGGTTCAGCAGAAAAAAGCCCTCCTCGGCCGTGATGTTGATGGGTGCCGCGTGGTGGCCGAAGCCGTAGCTGGGATGAGCCACAAAGTGCAGCTGCCGGTGCGGGTAAGGGCCAAACTGCCGGGTGTAATAGTCGAGCGAAGCCTGGGCACTCCGGACCATGCGCACCGGGTTTTCCGTCGGCCCCGGCGGGTAGTAAATCTGGATGGCAACCTCCGTCTGCGGCCCCACCGAGCTGCGCCATTTGCCTTCCTGCACCGCGTAATCCGCCGAGAAGAAGGGAGTCCAACGCAGCTACGGTGCCGCTGGCCCGGGAACTGGACTATTTGCGGGACTACGTGAGTTTGCAGCAGCTCCGCTACAAAAGCACTCCGGTGGTAGACCTGCAGATAACGGAGGAAACGCCTACAAACACAGCCCTGCCCGCTTGGAACCGGGCGCCCTGCAAGTGCGGGAGCTTTGCCAAGCTGGAAGAGCTGCTGCCCGCCCAGCATTTTGCCCGCGTGCACCGGTCGTTCCTAGTTGCCATTGACAAAATTGACCATATCGAGAAAAACCGGATTCAGATTGCCGACCACCTCATTCCTATCAGCGATACCTACGCCGAGGCCTTCTACAACATGCTAAAAGGCTGCAGTAGGCACCATAGGCCGAGGTATTTGAGTAGCAGCGGGTAGGGGCCAGACCGGTCTATGCCAAAGCCGGACAGCGGCTCTTGGGTATTTCTGCTGAAAAATGGCTCAGCCTTTCACAGACCAATTCGACTTGTTCAGATACGGATATAAGCCCTTCGGCAAGTACTGCTGCGTTAAGAATCGTGGCCGGTAGATATTGCCTCGCTGTTTAGCAATACCCAGCAACCGCTCCCTTTTTCTACACACTACTTGCACAACAATGGCTTTAACTGCACACCCGTTCCATCCGACTACGGGAGAACTGCTGCCCACCTACCGCGACGCCTACCTGCGGGGCGACTTGTCCGGTAAAAATGCTGATTTGGTAGACGCCTACCTCAAAGCCAACCCCAACGAGGGTGATGAGGCGCTAAAACGTTTTTACGCCCTGCGCGAGAAGGGTCACAATGTGCGCCCCGTCGGCTGGCTGCAG
Above is a genomic segment from Hymenobacter cellulosivorans containing:
- a CDS encoding alpha/beta fold hydrolase → MQPLPSASLGIYADEELVKRLPGFTNHYATVNGVRLHYVEGGHGPALVCLPGWPQTWYSFHPIATELARHYRVILVDIRGMGSSDKPATGYDKKTMAQDIYELLRYLGLAKASLLGHDIGGMVASSFAFNYPQATEKLIIADGAHPSEGMRHMPLLPAAGSFTQKMDDQHPYPWWMAFNQVKELPEQLLAGRFHLLLDYLFGYVMLDETRMSAFDRALYAAVYNEPENIRASNAWYQAFEQDIADAQQYARLSMPVLGIGSYVSYNYLQMSLPYLADDVRVVGLMDSGHYMFEEKPARVLEAVLDFLQEPAAQ
- a CDS encoding DUF4260 domain-containing protein yields the protein MKNLLKLEELAQALLALAIFNHLPYAWWVLPATFLLPDLSMIGYLAGPRVGAICYNLAHHKALAVAVGLAGWWLAQPVLLLAGTVLLFHSAFDRLLGYGLKHATGFQDTHLGRVGKAQPEPAPAHFIHQPTLG
- a CDS encoding Crp/Fnr family transcriptional regulator produces the protein MHPLRAYLHRFIPALTDADWQPLAEALRPRHLARGEHFVQVGEHRPELALVLSGNCRLYYSRPNGDERTTYFFFENHLLGDYPSCLTGQPSQLSIQALTDTELVVFDYAVLRQLCDERPVYERFARLVAEYHLLGTDARLVEQLLLSPEERYQALLSSGKTKILERIPQHLVANYLGVTPVSLSRIRARVARKPGKKP
- a CDS encoding winged helix-turn-helix transcriptional regulator; protein product: MTTPESSECVHTMQALRNALLVVNGKWKLQIIVALNAGTRHFRGLERSVPGISTKVLAKELKDLEAHQFIARTVHPGPPVLVEYHALPYARTLDPVIEVLKAWGTQHQQRLDAGNAVAGPATTPPDTY
- a CDS encoding FMN-dependent NADH-azoreductase — its product is MQILQIISSARGAESYSTRLSQGIIDQLRAAEPASTVVVRDVATQPFPHLEEAHLQAYFTPAEGRSPEQQQAVRHSDEAIAQVMAADVLVIGVPFYNFSIPSSLKSWLDHLTRANLTFRYTSTGPEGLITGKKVYLAVASGGIYSEGPMQPYDFATPYLRWMLGFLGMTDVTVARAEGVKLPEFEPSALQKGLESVSAATRRVAAAPAASL
- a CDS encoding LytTR family transcriptional regulator DNA-binding domain-containing protein, which translates into the protein MPLARELDYLRDYVSLQQLRYKSTPVVDLQITEETPTNTALPAWNRAPCKCGSFAKLEELLPAQHFARVHRSFLVAIDKIDHIEKNRIQIADHLIPISDTYAEAFYNMLKGCSRHHRPRYLSSSG